In Oryza sativa Japonica Group chromosome 1, ASM3414082v1, the genomic stretch AATTTTCACATTGTATGCTTCAAATCATTCTAGGAAAAATATACCGTCATGTCTTGACTCTTACACAAGTCTTGTGCAAAtaagtactagtactacctcTGGAAATGTTTTTTACTTGTGAGGGTACACTTTGACTTGCATATGACACACAGAAACACCACGCTCATGTCACACCACACGCGCACAGCAGACGAACGTCTTTTTTCGTCGCTTTCGCTTGTTTTGAGAGAAGCCCGTGGTTAGTAcgcaataataaaaaaaaaagaagctcaTAGATAAGATAATCCGTACTAGCCCAAGTATCTCACTAGGCCTCGAATCCACACGGTCTCAAGTCAAGTGGTCATCAACCCACGATACCTCTAGCCCAAATATTTTACTGGGCCCCCTTTTCCCCCAAACTCAAGCTGAGCCGAACGCAACGGTCCATCGccgaatgacatgtgggacccacccacCAGTGTCACCCCCTCCCCGCCCCTTTCCATCTTCAAAAACCCCCCACGCCCCACGACCATTTCGAACTCCTCCCCCATTCCCCAACCAAAccccttccccttctcccctcACTCTGCTCCCCTCGAAacctagggttagggtttcggcccccctcctccccaccgGCTTCCGAATccacccgcctccgcctccccctcccgccatggccgccggctcCATCGTGGTGGACTTCCCCTCCATGGGCGCCGCCTGCTGCTTCTCCAGCCTCGAGTCCCTCCTCCGCGACTCCACCTCccgcttcctcgccgccgtctccgccgcgcccgacCCGGACCTCACCAACTTccgctccctcttctcccgggTGCTCAACACCTACCCGGACCCGCCGCTGGAGGCCGTCTGGTTCTTCTCCGCGCTCTCCTTCCACGACAACCCCGGCGACCTCCgcagcctcctccacctcctctccgccttcaccgcctcctcccgctccgccgccaAGCCGCTCGCCCTCCTCGCCCCCGTCGTCTCCGAGCTCTACCACTCCGCCAAGCCCCGgagggaggccgaggccctggTCGAGGCCGTCCTCAGCTACATCAGCATCTgcagcagccgcgccgcccccgccgccggcgatggcgccggcgccggcgccgacgccgggaGCCTGCTACCGGCCTTCGGCGAGCTGGTGAAGGTGTGGAGCGTGCGCCACTCGAGGGACAGGTGCCCGTTCCAGGTGCTCTTCCCTCTTGTCGGGGAGGACGCCAGGCGGGAGCTCATGAGGGAAGGCTGCAGCGTCGCCTTCCTCGCCGGGGCGGTGGTTGCCGAGGCGTTCCTGCTCAGGCTCTGCCTCAAGGTGCAGGGCGCGGCAGGCGCGTCACGCGCCGAGCTGCAGAAGGAGCTCAGGATCTGGGCAGTGAGCTCCATCTCGGTCTTCCAGAACCAGCAATTCTTCGGTAAGACTTGATATGATGCTACCTGTGTTTGTATCATGGTTTCTCTTAGGATTCAGGTGCAGTGACCCGATTGTGATGACCGTTGTGCTGATGGATTTCGCAGGGGTTCTGCTGAACATGCTCGTGAATCCTCCGCTACCTGTTTATTCACTACTGGTACGTGTTTCATGCTTAATGATTGATTTGAGGGATATAGTTAGTGTATGACTAGGCTAGCAACATAGGGGTAGTATGCACTAGCCTCTTAATGCATTTCGGCATCATGAACATTGTATTTCCACAGTATTGTCATTCCAATATGTATCACAAGAAGCCTAGGATTTGAAATTAACTTAATAAGCTCATGCCTTGAATTAACAAGCGGGTGTAAGCTCAGGTTTATCATTATCTGTTGTGTGTTTAGTTAATTAGCACAAATTACCTTTGTGAAATAAGAACTCTGCAACTTGTTCCTTTGTACTTCAATTGTGCTTGGACTCAGGAGTCTGTGTTAACTTGCGGAAATTAAAGAGGAGAACAGTATTAGGAATATTATGTTTCCCAATGCTGGTGTTACTGTACCATTATTGCTGTCGATGTATCCTCAAGGAGGCTGAATTGGGATGGAGTTCTATCTCATCTTTGGGATGAGCAAACAGGTTGAAGTCTGAACTGTGGATATTCTTACACCCTTTTATTCAATTGATAATATGATATTCACTAGGAATGACTATGCTGTGTTGTGAGAAGCTAGCAAACTTGATGTTGCCTGAACAAATATTATTCGTTATACTGTTTACTTGTAAGGAAATGCTGATCATGGCCATAT encodes the following:
- the LOC4324595 gene encoding uncharacterized protein — its product is MAAGSIVVDFPSMGAACCFSSLESLLRDSTSRFLAAVSAAPDPDLTNFRSLFSRVLNTYPDPPLEAVWFFSALSFHDNPGDLRSLLHLLSAFTASSRSAAKPLALLAPVVSELYHSAKPRREAEALVEAVLSYISICSSRAAPAAGDGAGAGADAGSLLPAFGELVKVWSVRHSRDRCPFQVLFPLVGEDARRELMREGCSVAFLAGAVVAEAFLLRLCLKVQGAAGASRAELQKELRIWAVSSISVFQNQQFFGVLLNMLVNPPLPVYSLLSADDEILVRDVLYDALILVDYSFINKGAGVDQADSSLLPLYVSRLLITHDAINDARSKGDQGRAMSFMNAFFTSNIPTYFAKCATSQVGFNQLSKPAAITPQALLKWLVDLEDKGFKVFGENVSRIRERLMYDEVKNGYQSRMTHSDADLFFIDKQSGGEVMDTRAGEDEEAVEMETADNAFMAAAQSMKAMANGMRKRKDCGAEDANVVKFVKYKVEDSSVKDYFLSANNGMSSGSEVENPQSDDEMEETD